One region of Salvelinus sp. IW2-2015 linkage group LG1, ASM291031v2, whole genome shotgun sequence genomic DNA includes:
- the LOC139027569 gene encoding UPF0746 protein DDB_G0281095-like codes for MDGAMYRQNLDNQDQQDQRPNDHKTTRSNDANETNKDQRRQTRPTRPTRPNKANKTNKTKERQTRPTRPRAPDETNKTNKANKANKTNKTKKANKATRPTRPNKDKRRQQDQQDQRRQRDQQDHKANKAKKTNRTRRQTRPTQANKNQQDNKHQQDQQDQQGQQDKEGKQGQQDNKANKDNNPTRPTRQQGQQEHQPTRPTRPTRPTKTIRQQGQQDQKANKPTRPNKANKDNKTNKTSKANTANKNNTTNEDQHDQQGQQRQ; via the exons atggatggggccatgtaccgtcaaaacttgg ACAACCAAGACCAACAAGACCAACGACCCAACGACCACAAGACAACAAGATCCAACGACGCCAACGAGACCAACAAAGACCAACGACGCCAAACAAGACCAACAAGGCCAACAAGGCCAAACAAGGCCAACAagaccaacaagaccaaagaaaGGCAAACAAGGCCAACAAGACCACGAGCGCCAGACGAGACCAACAAGACCAACAAGGCCAACAAGGCCAACAAGACCAACAAGACAAAGAAGGCAAACAAGGCAACAAGACCAACAAGACCCAACAAAGACAAAAGAAGGCAACAAGACCAACAAGACCAACGACGCCAACGAGACCAACAAGACCACAAGGCCAACAAGGCAAAAAAGACCAACAGGACAAGAAGGCAAACAAGGCCAACACAGGCCAACAAGAACCAACAAGACAATAAGCACCAACAAGACCAACAAGACCAACAAGGCCAACAAGACAAAGAAGGCAAACAAGGCCAACAAGACAACAAGGCCAACAAAGACAATAACCCAACAAGACCAACAAGGCAACAAGGCCAACAAGAACATCAACCAACAAGACCAACACGACCAACAAGGCCAACAAAGACAATAAGACAACAAGGCCAACAAGACCAGAAGGCAAACAAGCCAACAAGACCAAACAAGGCCAACAAAGACAATAAGACCAACAAGACCAGCAAGGCCAACACGGCCAACAAGAACAATACAACCAACGAAGACCAACACGACCAACAAGGCCAACAAAGACAATAA